The genomic DNA AAGACGTGACCTGCTTCACGTAGACGACTTTTCGGAGGCATGTAGTGCCTTTGCCGATTCGATCATTCGCCATGGCCTCTACAATCTGGGCGGTGGAGCACGAAATGCATGTTCGCTGCGAGATCTGATCACTATGATGGAAAAGGTTTCGGGTCTTCAGGCAGTCGTTGATGAAGAGAATCCGCTGCCGTCGCCCGCACCATTCAATTTTGTAACTGATCTTGGGCGTGTATCGCAGGAATTGGGTTGGACGCCCAAGATTTCTCTCGAGGATGGACTAAGAACGCTCTTTTAGCCGAATGCAGCCGAATATTAAGAAAATCCTTGTTCGCGGGGCCAACTGGATAGGCGATGCCGTTATGTCCGTTCCGGCGATGCGTGAATTGCGTCGGATCTTTCCGGACGCTAAGATCACGCTGCATACGCGTTCCTGGGCGGAAGGCGTTTTTCGCGACGCTTCATTCATCGACGAGATCGTGACATATGACAAGCATAAATGGGTGATCAAAGACATTTTGGATAACTCGCAGTTCCTGAGAGAAGATGGTTATGATCTTGCAGTGCTTTTTCCGAACTCGTTCGAA from Acidobacteriota bacterium includes the following:
- a CDS encoding glycosyltransferase family 9 protein, with the translated sequence MQPNIKKILVRGANWIGDAVMSVPAMRELRRIFPDAKITLHTRSWAEGVFRDASFIDEIVTYDKHKWVIKDILDNSQFLREDGYDLAVLFPNSFESALTSKRLCSAGKQ